A part of Phoenix dactylifera cultivar Barhee BC4 unplaced genomic scaffold, palm_55x_up_171113_PBpolish2nd_filt_p 001196F, whole genome shotgun sequence genomic DNA contains:
- the LOC120103902 gene encoding uncharacterized protein LOC120103902 isoform X1 — translation MATSVGQTYYGWSQEELSDRDDSQEASVSQMLDHGSISFGRFAAESLSWEKRSVFTHDRRQEELDKFSGLVAKKKAYFEEYYRRLRALKALEQNQQTELTLDYGGDGSNSSQTGEDDETALQHGSLRDGAAETIDAPSTETENELNFKQDTKCSQALQTRPLYLGSTTSNIDSLRRSMEKIEPEKNFNHAVMQDLDRESLSKDSFPLPKIDQLVDVTFGHQLPTSIDAISRYNQIQKTSEDE, via the exons ATGGCGACCAGTGTTGGTCAGACTTATTATGGATGGTCACAGGAGGAGTTATCTGATCGAGAtgattctcaa GAAGCTTCGGTCTCGCAAATGCTTGATCATGGTTCTATATCCTTTGGAAGATTTGCAGCTGAGTCATTGTCATGGGAGAAAAGGTCAGTGTTTACTCACGACAGACGCCAGGAGGAACTGGACAAGTTTAGTGGCTTAGTTGCCAAAAAGAAAGCATACTTTGAAGAATACTACAGAAGGCTTCGAGCTTTAAAGGCCTTGGAACAGAACCAGCAAACTGAGCTCACATTGGATTATGGTGGTGATGGTAGTAATTCTAGCCAAACTGGAGAAGATGATGAAACAGCTCTGCAGCATGGAAGTCTTAGAGATGGGGCAGCAGAAACTATTGATGCCCCTTCTACAGAAACTGAAAATGAACTAAACTTCAAGCAGGATACGAAGTGCAGTCAAGCTCTTCAAACTAGACCGCTGTATCTAGGATCCACAACATCAAATATAGACTCGCTGAGAAGAAGCATGGAAAAAATTGAGCCAGAGAAAAACTTTAACCATGCTGTGATGCAAGACCTGGACAGAGAATCCTTGTCGAAAGACAGCTTTCCACTCCCCAAGATTGATCAGCTCGTAGATGTGACCTTTGGACATCAATTACCAACCTCCATAGATGCAATCTCTAGGTACAACCAGATCCAAAAGACATCCGAAGACGAGTAG
- the LOC120103902 gene encoding uncharacterized protein LOC120103902 isoform X2 → MVSIKNSYDLEADDSFEIKMVSIKEASVSQMLDHGSISFGRFAAESLSWEKRSVFTHDRRQEELDKFSGLVAKKKAYFEEYYRRLRALKALEQNQQTELTLDYGGDGSNSSQTGEDDETALQHGSLRDGAAETIDAPSTETENELNFKQDTKCSQALQTRPLYLGSTTSNIDSLRRSMEKIEPEKNFNHAVMQDLDRESLSKDSFPLPKIDQLVDVTFGHQLPTSIDAISRYNQIQKTSEDE, encoded by the coding sequence GAAGCTTCGGTCTCGCAAATGCTTGATCATGGTTCTATATCCTTTGGAAGATTTGCAGCTGAGTCATTGTCATGGGAGAAAAGGTCAGTGTTTACTCACGACAGACGCCAGGAGGAACTGGACAAGTTTAGTGGCTTAGTTGCCAAAAAGAAAGCATACTTTGAAGAATACTACAGAAGGCTTCGAGCTTTAAAGGCCTTGGAACAGAACCAGCAAACTGAGCTCACATTGGATTATGGTGGTGATGGTAGTAATTCTAGCCAAACTGGAGAAGATGATGAAACAGCTCTGCAGCATGGAAGTCTTAGAGATGGGGCAGCAGAAACTATTGATGCCCCTTCTACAGAAACTGAAAATGAACTAAACTTCAAGCAGGATACGAAGTGCAGTCAAGCTCTTCAAACTAGACCGCTGTATCTAGGATCCACAACATCAAATATAGACTCGCTGAGAAGAAGCATGGAAAAAATTGAGCCAGAGAAAAACTTTAACCATGCTGTGATGCAAGACCTGGACAGAGAATCCTTGTCGAAAGACAGCTTTCCACTCCCCAAGATTGATCAGCTCGTAGATGTGACCTTTGGACATCAATTACCAACCTCCATAGATGCAATCTCTAGGTACAACCAGATCCAAAAGACATCCGAAGACGAGTAG
- the LOC120103902 gene encoding uncharacterized protein LOC120103902 isoform X3, which yields MVSIKEASVSQMLDHGSISFGRFAAESLSWEKRSVFTHDRRQEELDKFSGLVAKKKAYFEEYYRRLRALKALEQNQQTELTLDYGGDGSNSSQTGEDDETALQHGSLRDGAAETIDAPSTETENELNFKQDTKCSQALQTRPLYLGSTTSNIDSLRRSMEKIEPEKNFNHAVMQDLDRESLSKDSFPLPKIDQLVDVTFGHQLPTSIDAISRYNQIQKTSEDE from the coding sequence GAAGCTTCGGTCTCGCAAATGCTTGATCATGGTTCTATATCCTTTGGAAGATTTGCAGCTGAGTCATTGTCATGGGAGAAAAGGTCAGTGTTTACTCACGACAGACGCCAGGAGGAACTGGACAAGTTTAGTGGCTTAGTTGCCAAAAAGAAAGCATACTTTGAAGAATACTACAGAAGGCTTCGAGCTTTAAAGGCCTTGGAACAGAACCAGCAAACTGAGCTCACATTGGATTATGGTGGTGATGGTAGTAATTCTAGCCAAACTGGAGAAGATGATGAAACAGCTCTGCAGCATGGAAGTCTTAGAGATGGGGCAGCAGAAACTATTGATGCCCCTTCTACAGAAACTGAAAATGAACTAAACTTCAAGCAGGATACGAAGTGCAGTCAAGCTCTTCAAACTAGACCGCTGTATCTAGGATCCACAACATCAAATATAGACTCGCTGAGAAGAAGCATGGAAAAAATTGAGCCAGAGAAAAACTTTAACCATGCTGTGATGCAAGACCTGGACAGAGAATCCTTGTCGAAAGACAGCTTTCCACTCCCCAAGATTGATCAGCTCGTAGATGTGACCTTTGGACATCAATTACCAACCTCCATAGATGCAATCTCTAGGTACAACCAGATCCAAAAGACATCCGAAGACGAGTAG